The Desmodus rotundus isolate HL8 chromosome 13, HLdesRot8A.1, whole genome shotgun sequence genome has a window encoding:
- the LOC112313771 gene encoding GTPase ERas-like, with protein MKARTSQLLFCCFFKAHTESSSESRSQRILISQDRGPAVHISSVSTASPKKPSMFDPGLGTWNTSAQEESYSAQVPSRGDGKKLREYKMVVVGASGVGKSALTIQLNHECFVEDHDPTIQDSYWKEVILEQGSCILNVLDTAGQPAHKGLRDQCLAAGDGVLGVFALDDPSTLTQLQQMRATWGPHYTRPLVLVGNKCDLVTTKGDAHAAAIALAKSWGVPFMETSAKTRQGVDEAFSMLLHEIQRVQEAEAALRVAKAQRQKVTCKCGCSIA; from the coding sequence atgaaagcgAGAACTAGTCagcttcttttttgttgcttCTTTAAAGCTCATACTGAGAGCAGCAGTGAGTCCCGGTCTCAGCGCATCCTCATCTCCCAGGATCGAGGGCCTGCTGTCCACATCTCTTCTGTGAGCACGGCATCACCAAAAAAGCCTAGTATGTTTGATCCTGGCCTGGGTACATGGAACACAAGTGCCCAAGAGGAGAGCTACAGTGCTCAGGTACCTTCCAGAGGTGATGGCAAGAAGCTGCGAGAGTACAAGATGGTGGTTGTGGGTGCAAGTGGTGTGGGCAAGAGCGCACTGACCATCCAGCTGAACCATGAGTGCTTTGTGGAAGACCATGATCCCACGATCCAGGATTCCTACTGGAAGGAGGTGATCCTGGAGCAAGGGAGCTGCATTCTGAATGTGCTGGATACGGCTGGGCAACCCGCTCACAAGGGCCTACGTGATCAGTGCTTGGCTGCTGGGGATGGTGTGCTGGGTGTCTTTGCCCTTGATGATCCCTCAACTCTAACCCAGCTGCAGCAGATGCGGGCCACCTGGGGCCCTCACTATACCCGGCCCCTCGTCCTTGTGGGCAACAAGTGCGATCTTGTGACCACCAAAGGAGATGCTCATGCTGCTGCTATAGCCCTTGCAAAGAGCTGGGGGGTCCCTTTCATGGAGACCTCAGCTAAAACACGGCAAGGTGTGGATGAGGCCTTTTCCATGCTCCTCCATGAGATCCAAAGGGTCCAGGAGGCTGAGGCAGCGTTACGTGTGGCTAAAGCCCAGCGCCAGAAGGTCACGTGCAAGTGTGGCTGCTCTATAGCCTGA